One Chryseobacterium indoltheticum DNA segment encodes these proteins:
- a CDS encoding (2Fe-2S)-binding protein, producing the protein MELKGQYSRRGFLKVSGLLAAFVTIPSSVKAFYQDVKQYFIPKKNVSRLTLSINKKSHTLYADTRTTLLDLFREQLNLTGSKKGCDHGQCGACTIHIDGERALSCLTLAAMAQGKEITTIEGLSNGSELHPMQKAFIECDGFQCGYCTPGQIMSAVACVNEGHTGSVDEIKEYMSGNLCRCGAYNGIVQSIQKVAAQ; encoded by the coding sequence ATGGAATTAAAAGGACAATACAGTAGAAGAGGCTTCCTAAAAGTTTCGGGATTGCTGGCGGCTTTTGTAACTATTCCGTCTTCGGTAAAAGCTTTCTATCAGGATGTAAAGCAATATTTTATCCCCAAGAAAAATGTGTCGCGGCTTACCTTATCCATCAATAAAAAAAGTCATACGCTTTATGCAGATACCCGTACAACATTGCTCGATTTATTTAGAGAGCAGCTTAATCTTACGGGCTCAAAAAAAGGTTGCGACCATGGGCAGTGCGGTGCGTGTACAATACATATTGACGGAGAAAGAGCCTTAAGCTGCCTTACCTTAGCTGCAATGGCTCAGGGAAAAGAAATCACAACCATTGAAGGTTTATCAAACGGAAGCGAACTTCATCCGATGCAGAAAGCGTTTATAGAATGTGACGGTTTTCAGTGCGGTTATTGTACGCCCGGGCAAATTATGTCAGCCGTTGCCTGTGTTAATGAAGGACACACCGGTTCTGTTGATGAAATTAAAGAATATATGAGCGGAAATCTCTGCCGTTGCGGAGCATATAACGGTATTGTTCAATCCATTCAAAAAGTAGCAGCACAATGA
- a CDS encoding FAD binding domain-containing protein translates to MRPFNFEKVNSVAEASAMKSVNKQFIAGGTNLVDLMKKNIAQPETLIDVHLALTNSIDYQNNVLIIGAVASNTKVAVDKEVIEKFPLISKAILAGASPQIRNMASSAGNLLQRTRCPYFYDITTPCNKRKPNSGCSAVDGNNRMSAIAGYNEQCVAVHPSDFCVALAALDATVTAVTKEQKEITIPFKDFHKLPENTPWLDNNLPQDAVITKIEIPNNSFSKHSTYVKLRDRSSYAFALISVAAALDLKGKRIKEARLASGGVAHKPWRWYEAEQFLKGKQATENVFEEAAKLATKDLKPLSENGYKIPMLQGAIVTALKNCINQ, encoded by the coding sequence ATGAGACCATTTAATTTTGAAAAAGTAAATTCTGTTGCTGAAGCTTCAGCTATGAAATCTGTGAATAAACAATTCATTGCGGGTGGTACCAATTTGGTAGACCTGATGAAAAAAAATATAGCACAACCGGAAACCTTGATCGATGTTCATTTAGCGTTAACCAATTCAATTGATTATCAAAACAATGTATTGATCATTGGCGCAGTTGCTAGTAACACTAAAGTAGCAGTTGATAAAGAAGTAATTGAAAAATTTCCTCTCATTTCTAAAGCTATTTTAGCAGGTGCCTCACCTCAAATCCGGAATATGGCTAGTTCTGCAGGAAATCTACTGCAACGGACGAGATGTCCTTATTTTTATGATATTACAACTCCTTGCAACAAGAGAAAACCAAACAGTGGCTGCAGCGCGGTTGACGGAAATAACAGAATGAGTGCCATTGCCGGATATAACGAGCAGTGTGTGGCGGTTCATCCATCTGACTTTTGTGTAGCTTTAGCTGCTTTGGATGCAACCGTAACAGCAGTGACAAAAGAACAGAAAGAGATTACAATTCCGTTTAAAGATTTTCATAAATTACCGGAAAATACACCGTGGCTGGATAATAATTTGCCTCAGGACGCTGTCATAACCAAGATAGAAATTCCAAATAATTCTTTCAGCAAACATTCAACATATGTCAAATTAAGAGATCGAAGTTCATATGCTTTTGCATTAATTTCTGTCGCCGCAGCACTAGATTTAAAAGGCAAAAGAATTAAGGAAGCCCGTCTTGCATCAGGAGGGGTGGCACATAAACCTTGGCGCTGGTACGAAGCCGAACAGTTTTTGAAAGGTAAACAGGCTACAGAAAATGTTTTTGAAGAGGCGGCAAAACTGGCAACCAAAGATTTGAAACCACTATCTGAAAATGGCTATAAAATACCCATGCTTCAGGGAGCGATTGTAACAGCGTTAAAAAATTGCATCAATCAATAA
- a CDS encoding xanthine dehydrogenase family protein molybdopterin-binding subunit: MGLIELIKDKFKKPEGRVEGVEKVTGKGKYAAEYEVKNMAYAVLVGSTVPAGSIQSILVDKAKEVEGVLDIITHLNKPIVPGLSTEEKIKEAKLGLPVFHTNKVYFKGQPIAMVIAETLEDATFAASLIETEYHKESFSVDFDATKESVSLKPEGKERGSQDSWRNSQFIIDQQYNIKADVHNPMEMHATIAHWTGNDTLRLYDKNQGVNNVQKTFAKLWALPEKNIEVFSEFVGGGFGSGLRVWPHVLASIMASKQVNRPVKLMLTRPQMFAGTGYRPASWQRIRLGSDGSGNLLGILHQAKNGTSVYENFNDGITRVSRLIYKLPNLKAEAAIVPLNLSTPTWMRGPGDCTGVFALESAVDELSYQLKMDPVELRLKNISLEKHPDSGLPWSTHFLDEGIRKGAKMIGWNSRKAIPKSSVDGDWYIGYGMAVGMWNAGRQEAKAAIIMHKDGSITVQTAMTDIGTGTGTGMQNIAHEITGISKNKINIELGNSTLPPAPSQGGSTGLSSVSGAVHDASNQLKLKLADYASSVNQNFKNAALENIILSDEGISLKDKSVIFVAYSELFEKNNLNEIRLEVSSKPGSEREKYAFCSSAAHFCKVRVNKRTGKVKIEKLAVVGDGGKIINTQAAANQMSGAAVGGIGMTLMEENQIDAKLGTVIGNDLAGYHFAVNADAPIIEVEFINKPDPNINPSGAKGLGEVGIIGTAPAIANAIYNAIGLRMRDLPITPDKILLALNQR; the protein is encoded by the coding sequence ATGGGATTAATTGAATTGATAAAAGATAAATTTAAAAAGCCGGAAGGGCGTGTGGAAGGGGTGGAGAAAGTAACCGGTAAGGGGAAATATGCCGCTGAATACGAGGTGAAGAATATGGCTTATGCTGTCTTGGTTGGAAGTACTGTTCCGGCAGGCTCAATACAGTCAATTTTGGTGGATAAAGCAAAAGAGGTAGAAGGTGTTCTCGATATAATTACCCATCTCAATAAACCTATAGTTCCGGGTTTGTCTACCGAAGAAAAAATTAAAGAGGCAAAATTAGGCCTGCCTGTTTTCCATACCAATAAAGTATATTTTAAAGGCCAGCCTATTGCAATGGTGATTGCAGAAACGCTTGAGGATGCCACTTTTGCAGCCTCACTGATAGAAACTGAATATCACAAAGAGAGCTTTAGTGTTGATTTTGATGCAACGAAAGAATCTGTATCGTTGAAGCCTGAAGGTAAGGAAAGAGGGAGTCAGGATAGCTGGCGGAATTCTCAGTTTATTATAGATCAACAATATAATATTAAAGCTGATGTACACAACCCTATGGAAATGCATGCAACGATTGCACATTGGACCGGAAATGACACCTTAAGGCTATATGACAAGAATCAGGGGGTGAATAATGTACAGAAAACCTTCGCCAAATTGTGGGCGTTACCTGAAAAAAACATTGAAGTTTTCAGTGAATTTGTAGGCGGAGGTTTTGGCTCCGGGCTTCGGGTCTGGCCGCATGTATTGGCATCGATAATGGCCTCAAAACAGGTCAATAGACCCGTAAAACTCATGCTTACTCGTCCCCAAATGTTTGCCGGGACAGGCTACAGACCTGCTTCCTGGCAGCGGATCAGATTAGGCTCAGATGGGTCAGGTAATCTTTTGGGGATTCTACATCAGGCAAAAAATGGAACTTCTGTATATGAAAATTTTAACGATGGAATTACCCGCGTCAGCAGATTAATATATAAACTACCCAATTTAAAAGCAGAAGCAGCAATTGTTCCATTAAACTTAAGCACACCTACCTGGATGCGGGGTCCCGGCGATTGTACAGGCGTGTTTGCCTTAGAATCTGCTGTCGACGAGCTAAGTTATCAACTCAAAATGGATCCTGTCGAATTAAGATTAAAAAATATTTCACTTGAAAAGCATCCGGATTCCGGATTACCATGGTCTACTCATTTCCTTGATGAAGGTATCAGAAAAGGTGCAAAAATGATTGGTTGGAATTCCAGAAAAGCTATTCCTAAAAGCAGTGTTGACGGAGATTGGTACATCGGTTACGGAATGGCTGTTGGGATGTGGAATGCCGGCAGGCAGGAAGCTAAAGCTGCCATTATTATGCATAAGGACGGCAGTATTACTGTACAAACTGCAATGACAGATATTGGAACGGGTACCGGAACGGGTATGCAGAATATTGCCCATGAAATTACGGGAATCTCTAAAAATAAAATCAATATTGAATTAGGAAATTCAACGCTTCCGCCGGCACCCAGTCAGGGCGGCAGTACAGGATTATCATCTGTGAGTGGAGCAGTTCATGATGCGAGCAATCAATTAAAATTAAAGTTGGCAGACTATGCTTCTTCAGTCAATCAAAACTTTAAAAATGCTGCTCTGGAAAATATTATTCTTTCAGATGAAGGAATTAGTTTAAAAGATAAATCAGTCATTTTTGTTGCGTATTCAGAATTATTCGAAAAAAATAATTTAAATGAAATTCGTTTGGAAGTTTCATCTAAACCGGGAAGTGAGCGTGAAAAATATGCATTCTGTTCATCTGCAGCTCATTTCTGTAAAGTAAGGGTGAACAAGAGAACCGGAAAAGTCAAAATAGAGAAACTTGCCGTAGTAGGAGACGGCGGAAAGATCATAAATACCCAGGCAGCGGCAAATCAGATGTCGGGTGCGGCAGTTGGCGGTATAGGGATGACTTTGATGGAGGAAAATCAGATTGATGCTAAATTAGGTACTGTAATTGGCAATGATCTGGCGGGATATCATTTTGCCGTTAATGCAGATGCGCCGATCATTGAGGTTGAATTCATCAATAAACCAGATCCCAATATTAATCCGTCCGGGGCAAAAGGTCTTGGTGAAGTCGGAATTATTGGAACAGCTCCGGCGATTGCTAATGCTATTTATAATGCTATTGGATTGCGTATGAGAGATTTGCCAATTACGCCTGACAAAATATTATTGGCATTAAATCAAAGATAA
- a CDS encoding (2Fe-2S)-binding protein: MASNEKQSVTLNVNGEDHHLEILPWVSLLDALRERIHLTGTKKGCDHGQCGACTVLIDGKRSLSCLTLAVMKDGSEITTIEGIASDGTLHPVQQAFIDHDAFQCGYCTPGQICSAIGLLNENKANTREEVQDLMSGNLCRCGANKGIINAVMAVKQGMS, encoded by the coding sequence ATGGCAAGTAATGAAAAACAATCAGTTACACTCAATGTAAATGGTGAAGATCATCATTTGGAAATTTTACCTTGGGTTTCCCTGCTTGATGCTCTTCGGGAAAGAATTCATCTTACGGGCACAAAAAAAGGATGCGACCACGGTCAGTGCGGCGCATGCACTGTTTTAATTGATGGTAAAAGATCATTAAGCTGTCTTACCCTTGCCGTTATGAAAGATGGATCAGAAATTACAACCATAGAAGGAATTGCCAGTGACGGAACTCTTCATCCTGTACAACAGGCATTTATTGATCATGACGCTTTTCAATGCGGATATTGCACTCCGGGACAGATTTGCAGTGCCATCGGTTTGCTTAATGAAAATAAAGCCAATACCCGTGAAGAGGTTCAGGATCTGATGAGTGGAAATCTCTGCCGTTGCGGTGCTAACAAGGGAATTATTAATGCTGTAATGGCTGTAAAACAAGGGATGTCATGA
- a CDS encoding FAD binding domain-containing protein, with product MNNFTYTKATDIDNAVALINAGDDNKIIAGGTNIIDLLKYFIIEADKLVDINKISGINELTELPDGGIRIGALLTNADTAYHPVIEEKYPLLSKAILAGASPQIRNMATNGGNLLQRTRCYYFYDIHTPCNKRELGSGCSAIKGYNRIHAILGHNENCIAVFPSDMCVALSALDAVINISAPDGERAIEFSGFHRLPEDRPDIDNNLKKGELITSINLPEKGFSKNYSYLKLRDRSSYSFALVSVATGLELENKIIKEARIALGGVAHKPWRVKEAEDFLIGKEPNRESFSAAADRILNGAKGFDHNSFKIDLAKKAIVRNCMMALDPSSQRPGAKPSL from the coding sequence ATGAATAATTTTACCTATACAAAAGCCACCGATATTGACAATGCTGTTGCATTGATTAATGCAGGTGATGACAACAAAATCATTGCGGGAGGTACTAACATTATCGATCTTTTGAAATATTTTATAATCGAAGCTGATAAATTGGTTGATATCAATAAAATTTCGGGGATTAATGAATTAACTGAACTCCCAGATGGCGGAATCCGGATTGGTGCGTTGCTTACAAATGCAGATACTGCATATCACCCTGTTATTGAAGAAAAATATCCTTTACTATCAAAAGCAATCTTAGCAGGCGCTTCTCCTCAAATCAGAAATATGGCCACCAATGGCGGAAATTTACTGCAGCGCACACGATGTTATTATTTTTATGATATTCATACGCCTTGCAACAAACGGGAACTGGGTTCCGGATGTTCTGCAATTAAAGGATATAACCGTATTCATGCTATTTTAGGACATAATGAAAACTGTATTGCAGTCTTTCCTTCTGATATGTGCGTGGCACTATCTGCATTGGATGCTGTCATCAATATTTCCGCACCGGATGGTGAGAGAGCCATAGAATTTTCAGGTTTTCATAGACTTCCCGAAGATAGACCAGATATTGATAATAATCTAAAGAAGGGTGAACTCATTACTTCGATTAATCTACCTGAAAAGGGATTCTCCAAAAATTATTCTTACCTGAAATTACGTGACAGAAGTTCTTATTCCTTTGCATTAGTCTCTGTAGCGACAGGCCTGGAGCTGGAAAACAAAATTATAAAAGAGGCAAGAATTGCCCTTGGCGGTGTAGCTCACAAACCATGGCGGGTAAAAGAAGCAGAAGATTTTCTTATTGGCAAAGAACCAAATCGGGAAAGTTTCAGTGCTGCGGCAGATCGTATTCTTAATGGCGCAAAAGGTTTCGATCACAACAGTTTTAAAATCGATTTAGCTAAAAAAGCAATTGTAAGAAACTGTATGATGGCACTTGATCCGTCATCCCAACGTCCGGGTGCAAAACCTTCTTTATAA
- a CDS encoding xanthine dehydrogenase family protein molybdopterin-binding subunit, which yields MKNIPSVGKPISRLEGHLKVTGSAKYAGEYEAPDLLYGYIVNSTITKGKIKSIDTEHVKKIEGVIEVFTHENKPSTAWFDFQYADMDAPPGIVFKPLKDNEIKYNGQPIALVVAETFEMARYAAAKINIVYEEENFETDLKTNLEKARDPKKGMASLLKPPPPKPNGDFQKEYDHSFVKTDSHFSHGTEHHNPMEMYASTVIYEGKNKLKIYDKTQGTINSQMYVANVFGLKMKNVQVISPFVGGGFGSGLRPQQQLFMAVMASLALKRNVRVTLSRAQMYMIGHRPPTLQHTKFGADKSGKVNAMYHKAIGETSRFEDYVEIVVNWANMLYPAENTLLEHQLVPLDVYSPLDMRAPGGSTGMHAIEVTMDEIAYQLNIDPLELRLINYSEIDKSSDKEYSSKELRKCYLKGAEKFGWNQRNPKPRSMKRGNKLVGYGMATGIWDANRIFGRAEAIMTSDGKVEVKSAVTDIGTGTFTIMTQIAADELGLPIEDVTFSYADSKMPFAPIQGGSFTTATVGPAVQAACQALNKKLFKKAKDLKNSVLGDTKFNQVTFKNGFTIHNDNPEIKVSISEIFEANEGKPIKTTNSAIPNPLTYGKKARAVHSAVFVEVEVDEELGVIEVRRALTAVAAGKIINPKTAESQVLGGMIWGLSKALHEETIVDHELGKYMNANLAEYHIPVHADIHDLQVLFIDEEDQFVNDLGVKGVGEIGGVGMPPAVTNAIFHATGKRIYDLPIHFDKLL from the coding sequence ATGAAAAATATACCCTCTGTCGGAAAACCCATCAGCCGCCTCGAAGGTCATCTTAAGGTAACCGGAAGTGCAAAATATGCAGGAGAATATGAAGCACCAGATTTACTGTATGGTTATATTGTCAACAGTACCATTACCAAAGGGAAAATAAAATCAATCGATACCGAACATGTTAAAAAAATAGAAGGTGTGATTGAAGTTTTCACGCATGAGAATAAACCCTCCACTGCCTGGTTTGATTTCCAGTACGCAGATATGGATGCGCCTCCCGGAATCGTTTTTAAGCCACTGAAAGATAATGAAATAAAATACAATGGCCAACCTATCGCTTTGGTCGTTGCAGAAACCTTTGAAATGGCAAGGTACGCGGCTGCAAAGATCAATATCGTTTATGAAGAAGAAAATTTTGAGACAGATTTAAAAACTAATCTTGAAAAGGCAAGGGATCCTAAAAAAGGGATGGCATCTTTATTAAAACCGCCCCCACCAAAGCCTAACGGTGACTTTCAAAAAGAATATGATCATTCATTTGTAAAAACGGATAGCCATTTCAGCCACGGAACAGAACATCACAATCCTATGGAAATGTATGCGTCGACCGTAATTTATGAAGGAAAAAATAAGTTAAAGATTTACGATAAAACGCAGGGGACAATTAATTCGCAGATGTACGTTGCCAATGTTTTCGGATTGAAAATGAAAAATGTTCAGGTGATTTCTCCTTTTGTTGGTGGAGGTTTCGGTTCGGGGCTTAGACCGCAGCAGCAGCTTTTTATGGCGGTAATGGCATCTTTAGCCTTGAAACGTAATGTAAGAGTGACGTTGAGCCGGGCACAAATGTATATGATTGGCCACCGACCGCCCACATTGCAGCATACGAAATTCGGAGCTGATAAAAGTGGAAAAGTGAATGCGATGTATCACAAAGCCATCGGCGAAACTTCCCGCTTCGAGGATTATGTAGAGATCGTGGTGAATTGGGCAAATATGCTCTATCCAGCCGAAAATACTTTATTAGAACATCAACTTGTTCCACTGGATGTTTACAGTCCTTTGGATATGAGAGCCCCGGGCGGAAGTACCGGAATGCACGCCATAGAAGTTACAATGGATGAAATTGCTTACCAATTAAATATTGATCCGTTAGAACTAAGATTAATCAATTATTCTGAAATTGATAAAAGCAGCGATAAAGAATATTCCAGTAAAGAATTGAGGAAATGCTACCTCAAAGGAGCAGAAAAATTTGGTTGGAATCAAAGAAATCCTAAACCCCGCAGTATGAAACGGGGAAATAAATTGGTCGGTTACGGAATGGCAACCGGAATTTGGGATGCCAACAGGATTTTCGGTCGTGCGGAAGCAATCATGACATCAGATGGAAAAGTAGAAGTGAAAAGTGCTGTTACAGATATTGGAACCGGAACATTTACAATTATGACTCAAATCGCAGCAGATGAACTTGGGCTTCCGATTGAGGATGTTACTTTTTCTTATGCAGACAGTAAAATGCCTTTTGCACCGATTCAGGGTGGTTCATTTACCACCGCAACCGTTGGCCCTGCAGTTCAGGCAGCTTGTCAGGCATTAAATAAAAAGCTTTTTAAAAAAGCTAAAGATCTTAAAAATTCAGTATTGGGCGATACTAAATTTAATCAAGTTACCTTTAAAAACGGATTCACCATTCATAACGATAATCCAGAAATAAAAGTGAGCATCAGTGAAATTTTTGAAGCCAATGAAGGGAAACCCATCAAGACAACCAATTCTGCAATTCCTAATCCTTTAACATATGGCAAAAAAGCAAGAGCCGTTCACAGCGCCGTTTTTGTTGAGGTGGAAGTGGATGAAGAGCTTGGAGTTATTGAAGTCAGGAGAGCACTTACAGCAGTTGCAGCCGGAAAGATTATCAATCCTAAGACGGCTGAAAGTCAGGTTTTAGGTGGAATGATCTGGGGACTCAGCAAAGCGCTTCATGAAGAAACTATTGTAGATCATGAACTTGGAAAATACATGAATGCCAATCTTGCAGAATATCATATTCCCGTGCATGCTGATATTCATGATTTACAAGTATTATTTATCGATGAAGAAGATCAGTTTGTAAATGATCTGGGAGTGAAAGGAGTCGGTGAAATAGGAGGAGTAGGTATGCCTCCTGCTGTAACGAATGCTATTTTTCATGCGACAGGCAAAAGAATTTATGATCTTCCTATCCATTTTGATAAATTACTATAA
- a CDS encoding NAD(P)H-dependent oxidoreductase, with translation MNFLDLARRRYATKKYNPIKKISAEQIDELKEIIRLSPSSINSQPWKFTFVTSEDVKSELASQSYMNEQSINDVGLLVVFSVMEEIKHFEKRNISILPEGWRTGFYEPMIKANGDAAVKSWMEHQVYLSLGYFLSACISMGLDATPMEGINREAYQQILVQDGYAPLFAVAVGYADLSDFMHPSVFPKSRFELDEVVQSI, from the coding sequence ATGAATTTCTTAGACCTTGCCAGACGCAGATATGCGACCAAAAAGTATAACCCAATTAAAAAGATTTCCGCAGAACAGATTGACGAGCTAAAGGAAATAATCCGCTTAAGCCCGTCTTCCATCAACAGCCAGCCATGGAAATTTACATTTGTTACTTCCGAAGATGTCAAAAGTGAATTGGCTTCTCAATCTTATATGAATGAACAATCAATTAACGATGTAGGTCTTTTAGTAGTGTTCAGTGTAATGGAAGAGATTAAACATTTTGAGAAACGCAATATTTCTATTCTACCCGAAGGTTGGAGAACAGGATTTTATGAACCCATGATAAAGGCAAATGGCGATGCTGCCGTAAAATCGTGGATGGAACATCAGGTTTATCTTTCATTAGGCTATTTTTTAAGTGCTTGCATAAGTATGGGGCTTGATGCTACACCAATGGAAGGTATCAACCGTGAAGCTTATCAACAGATATTAGTACAAGATGGATATGCTCCTTTATTTGCAGTGGCCGTTGGCTATGCTGATTTAAGTGATTTTATGCACCCGAGTGTTTTTCCAAAATCCCGATTTGAATTGGACGAGGTAGTACAATCTATTTAA
- a CDS encoding winged helix-turn-helix transcriptional regulator translates to MYSIDDKQYPCSTSLTMKYIGGKWKAVILIHLIEKKRYSELRKECKVITERTLSLQLKEMEEDGLITRTVHTSKPPLRVEYELTEFGVTLIPLLKAIAQWGTETAEKNKRIKVAE, encoded by the coding sequence ATGTATAGTATAGACGACAAACAGTATCCCTGCAGCACAAGCCTCACAATGAAGTATATAGGTGGCAAATGGAAAGCGGTAATTCTTATTCATTTAATCGAAAAAAAACGATATAGTGAATTGAGAAAAGAATGCAAAGTGATTACCGAGCGGACATTAAGCTTACAGTTAAAAGAAATGGAAGAAGACGGTCTAATTACTCGTACTGTTCACACCAGCAAACCACCATTGAGAGTGGAGTATGAGCTGACAGAATTTGGCGTAACGCTAATTCCTTTGCTCAAAGCTATTGCACAATGGGGAACGGAAACCGCAGAAAAGAATAAGCGCATAAAGGTAGCGGAATAG
- a CDS encoding Crp/Fnr family transcriptional regulator, which produces MLIDLDLLRAHGGTIHTYDSHDYIFQIEETPRCYYQIVSGDVKLNYTNEDGKELIQSLLTKGESVCELLLFVDHKYPVNAVTMSDCTIMKVPKVEFLHMLDEHPRAAIDVRTYISKTLYQKFIMMQNIASTSAEERIKGTLKYFKSFFPDKTPFSYEVKLTRQQFVSITGLRTETVIRTLKKLEKEGFVKIEDRKVYF; this is translated from the coding sequence ATGCTTATTGATCTCGATTTACTACGTGCCCACGGAGGTACAATTCATACCTATGACTCTCATGATTATATATTTCAAATAGAAGAAACCCCTAGGTGCTATTATCAAATAGTTTCAGGAGATGTAAAATTAAATTACACCAACGAGGATGGTAAAGAATTGATCCAAAGCCTTCTGACTAAAGGAGAAAGCGTTTGTGAATTGCTTCTGTTTGTTGATCATAAATACCCTGTAAATGCTGTTACAATGTCTGATTGTACCATTATGAAAGTACCGAAGGTAGAATTTTTACATATGTTAGATGAACATCCTCGTGCAGCAATAGATGTTCGAACCTATATATCAAAAACGCTATATCAGAAATTTATTATGATGCAGAATATTGCATCTACTTCCGCAGAAGAACGTATTAAAGGTACCTTAAAATATTTTAAAAGTTTTTTTCCGGATAAAACTCCATTTTCATATGAAGTCAAGCTGACAAGACAACAGTTTGTATCAATTACCGGATTACGTACAGAAACCGTTATCAGAACTTTGAAAAAGCTTGAGAAAGAGGGATTTGTAAAAATAGAAGATCGGAAGGTGTACTTTTAA